The Gordonibacter urolithinfaciens genome contains a region encoding:
- a CDS encoding threonine aldolase family protein — MLHFDSDYMEGAHPAIIERLAATNLDQTSGYGTDEVCERARGRIREACACPEAAVYFLVGGTQANAAVADQILRPWEGIISATTGHITAHEAGAVEACGRKTLPLPQHDGKLDAAEVRALCEAYWADENREHIVAPGAVYISHPTEYGTVYSLAELEALSQVCRDFGMRLFMDGARLGYGLAAVGADVTLPDIARLCDAFYIGGTKVGALCGEAVVFTKPELDDHFFTLMKKRGALLAKGRFLGLQFDVLFEEENSGLRYVNAGRHAVALAQRLAEGFRAKGYDLHLDSPTNQQFVALDDASKARLAEHASFGFWELTPDGRTVVRFATSWATRPEAVDELLALL; from the coding sequence GTGCTTCATTTCGATTCGGACTATATGGAGGGTGCGCATCCGGCCATCATCGAGCGGCTGGCTGCAACAAACCTCGACCAGACGAGCGGCTACGGCACCGACGAGGTGTGCGAGCGCGCCCGCGGCCGCATCCGCGAGGCGTGCGCGTGCCCCGAGGCTGCCGTGTACTTCCTCGTGGGCGGCACGCAGGCGAACGCCGCGGTGGCCGACCAGATCCTGCGACCGTGGGAGGGCATCATCTCCGCCACAACCGGGCATATCACCGCCCATGAGGCGGGCGCGGTGGAGGCGTGTGGACGCAAGACGCTGCCGCTGCCGCAGCACGACGGGAAGCTGGACGCCGCCGAGGTGCGGGCGCTCTGCGAGGCGTACTGGGCCGACGAGAACCGCGAGCACATCGTGGCGCCCGGGGCCGTGTATATCTCGCATCCCACCGAGTACGGCACCGTCTACTCGCTGGCCGAGCTCGAGGCGCTTTCGCAGGTGTGCCGCGACTTCGGCATGCGGCTGTTCATGGACGGCGCGCGCCTGGGCTACGGCCTTGCCGCCGTGGGTGCCGACGTCACGCTGCCCGACATCGCGCGTTTGTGCGACGCGTTCTATATCGGCGGCACGAAGGTGGGCGCACTGTGCGGCGAGGCCGTGGTGTTCACCAAGCCGGAGCTCGACGACCACTTCTTCACGCTCATGAAGAAGCGCGGGGCGCTGCTGGCGAAGGGGCGTTTCCTGGGGCTGCAGTTCGACGTGCTGTTCGAGGAGGAGAACAGCGGGCTGCGCTACGTGAACGCCGGCCGCCACGCCGTGGCGCTCGCGCAGCGCCTGGCCGAGGGGTTCCGCGCGAAGGGCTACGACCTGCACCTCGACTCGCCCACCAACCAGCAGTTCGTCGCGCTGGACGACGCCTCCAAGGCGCGCCTGGCCGAGCACGCCTCGTTCGGCTTCTGGGAGCTCACGCCCGACGGCCGCACCGTCGTGCGCTTCGCGACCAGCTGGGCCACACGGCCCGAGGCCGTCGACGAGCTGCTGGCCCTGTTGTAA